Proteins from one Streptosporangium becharense genomic window:
- a CDS encoding ribbon-helix-helix protein, CopG family, translating to MASSMPAWRDGTGSDRPSPDEHDTVRRQSDSVPLWLAHLHPREGQEAINTPATETSITIELDKADYEALARKARLTGNKISDVIRTAVQREIGNKPHVITLMHRWNLHREDLDVAAESLGVDQLSEAEWRQIGIRGFRRS from the coding sequence ATGGCCTCCTCCATGCCGGCCTGGCGAGACGGCACAGGGTCAGACAGACCATCGCCGGACGAACACGACACCGTCAGGCGGCAATCCGATTCGGTTCCACTCTGGCTGGCACACCTTCACCCCAGGGAAGGGCAGGAAGCGATCAACACGCCGGCCACTGAGACCTCTATCACCATAGAGCTGGACAAAGCGGATTATGAGGCGCTCGCCCGCAAGGCGCGGCTGACCGGGAACAAGATCTCCGATGTGATCCGCACGGCGGTCCAGCGGGAGATCGGCAACAAGCCTCATGTGATCACACTGATGCACCGATGGAACCTGCACCGGGAAGACCTCGACGTGGCGGCCGAATCCCTGGGGGTCGACCAGCTCTCCGAGGCGGAGTGGCGCCAGATCGGCATTCGCGGTTTCCGGAGGAGCTGA
- a CDS encoding PrsW family glutamic-type intramembrane protease, translated as MIALSFSLIAMMEAVGNRAVLPAAFFYGAAAGPVALLLAIHDRTALGASVPPITLAGMFLFGGGVALLIGGYLDSVLIPDKHSPSILRVGWIEEPAKLVPPLAVALTGRHLVKAAGVALGLSCATGFAIMESMSYAWKSIHADAGVVEAGTVLFLRGLTTPFGHLIWTGLVCAVAFGAWQARGRVTVTLPVVAAVVTAAVLHSLNDGLLVLDIPGAARLLFLVVAVVSYWLFHRATRDLKRKVVLEPVPSRA; from the coding sequence ATGATCGCACTGTCCTTCTCGCTCATCGCCATGATGGAGGCGGTCGGCAACCGGGCGGTCCTGCCGGCGGCGTTCTTCTACGGGGCCGCCGCCGGGCCCGTCGCCCTCCTGCTCGCCATCCACGACCGCACCGCGCTCGGCGCCAGCGTGCCGCCCATCACCCTGGCCGGGATGTTCCTGTTCGGTGGCGGCGTCGCCCTCCTGATCGGCGGATACCTCGACTCCGTCCTCATCCCCGACAAGCACAGCCCCTCGATCCTGCGAGTGGGGTGGATCGAGGAACCGGCGAAGCTCGTCCCGCCCCTCGCCGTGGCGCTCACCGGCCGCCACCTCGTCAAGGCCGCCGGGGTCGCGCTCGGCCTCTCCTGCGCCACGGGCTTCGCCATCATGGAGTCGATGTCGTACGCCTGGAAGAGCATCCACGCGGACGCCGGTGTCGTCGAGGCGGGAACGGTCCTCTTCCTGCGCGGCCTCACCACCCCCTTCGGGCACCTGATCTGGACCGGCCTGGTCTGCGCGGTGGCCTTCGGCGCCTGGCAGGCCCGCGGACGGGTGACCGTGACGCTCCCCGTGGTCGCCGCCGTCGTCACGGCGGCCGTACTCCACTCGCTCAACGACGGCCTGCTCGTCCTCGACATCCCCGGAGCCGCCCGGTTGCTCTTCCTCGTCGTCGCGGTGGTCAGCTACTGGTTGTTCCACCGCGCCACCCGCGATCTGAAGCGGAAGGTGGTCCTGGAGCCGGTGCCGTCCCGTGCCTGA
- a CDS encoding NUDIX hydrolase, which translates to MAAMDGDGWVRCDRGHRHRGVHGASGVLAVHHDDTGEAHVLMREHSPRSRHGGGWAPPGGCRDGHEDVVASAMCEVRRVTFDGSGLRVRDGLRVRDGLRVRDGLRTGDGLRVQGSLRVQGVHLDDHGGWSFGTAIAETMIAETAVTAGAEPPEVVPAGGGLRWLPAEEVTAMGLHPDFAGAWPAVRLALRPCSVVLDAANIVGARAERGWWADRAAAAAKLVAQLGARATLGFTAPAEHVPPLVRWFPRIIAVVEGAARGTAPVTGVAVVSAPGSGDDAIVRVVREARPWERVLVVTADRELRERVTELGAAVAGPRWLLSQL; encoded by the coding sequence ATGGCGGCCATGGACGGTGACGGCTGGGTCCGGTGTGACCGCGGGCACCGGCATCGGGGTGTGCACGGGGCCTCGGGGGTGCTGGCCGTTCACCACGACGACACCGGCGAGGCGCACGTCCTGATGCGGGAGCACTCCCCGCGGAGCCGCCACGGCGGCGGCTGGGCTCCACCGGGCGGCTGCCGCGACGGTCACGAAGACGTCGTGGCGAGCGCCATGTGCGAGGTCCGCAGGGTCACGTTCGACGGGAGCGGCCTGCGGGTTCGGGACGGGCTCCGGGTTCGGGACGGGCTCCGGGTTCGGGACGGGCTGCGGACTGGGGACGGCCTACGGGTTCAGGGCAGCCTACGGGTTCAGGGCGTCCACCTCGACGACCACGGTGGCTGGTCGTTCGGAACCGCGATCGCCGAAACCATGATCGCCGAAACCGCGGTCACCGCAGGCGCGGAACCGCCGGAGGTGGTCCCGGCCGGCGGCGGGCTGCGCTGGCTGCCCGCCGAGGAGGTCACCGCCATGGGGCTCCATCCGGATTTCGCCGGGGCCTGGCCCGCGGTCCGTCTCGCCCTCCGCCCGTGCTCGGTCGTCCTCGACGCCGCCAACATCGTGGGGGCTCGTGCCGAGCGCGGCTGGTGGGCGGACCGCGCCGCCGCCGCGGCGAAGCTGGTCGCCCAGCTCGGCGCCCGTGCCACGCTGGGCTTCACCGCCCCGGCGGAGCACGTGCCGCCCCTGGTGCGCTGGTTCCCCCGGATCATCGCGGTCGTCGAAGGCGCCGCTCGCGGCACCGCCCCCGTCACCGGGGTCGCCGTCGTCTCCGCCCCCGGCAGCGGGGACGACGCGATCGTGCGGGTCGTGCGGGAGGCACGCCCCTGGGAGCGTGTCCTGGTCGTCACCGCGGACAGGGAACTGCGCGAACGGGTCACGGAGCTGGGTGCCGCGGTGGCCGGGCCGCGGTGGTTGCTCTCGCAGCTCTGA
- a CDS encoding ABC transporter ATP-binding protein, translating to MDTQRDQRDAPEAAVAAGPRVPESGQVAPGGDRPPAPPPPDSAWRVLLRHMRQSWRPLLLGGVLGLLASVIGLVLPLVVRRLVDDLGADRPVAGVLLLMGALVVLSAAAGPLGEYVLRRAGESIVLTARRRLISHLMRLRISAFDSSEPGDLMSRVTSDTTLIRQVAADSLIGGITGGVALVATATMMGVLDPVLLVVTLGVLAVAGTVLRLIMPQVQRASQEVQQSVGLMGAALERVLGALRTVKASGAEQREGAAVHRAAEESWRSSVRAAKWLALAGNTGELAIQLAFFTVLAVGGARVTSGAIDVGTLIAFLMYVYFLIGPLQLLIRAFGQYQVGAAAITRLQEAERLPAEPENPPAPLPAPETAPASLEFRDVHFRYAPDLPLVHRGVTFSVPARGMTAFVGPSGAGKTTLFSLIERFYEPTSGSILLNGRDVGAWDLPELRAMIGYVEQDAPVLSGSLRENLLLGAPDASDDEMRRVLRTTRLDDLVERLPNGLDSLLGSRGTKLSGGERQRVAIARALLRRPRLLLLDEATSQLDAVNEAALRKTVTEVARTTTVLVVAHRLSTVTQADRIVVVDAGTILAIGTHAELIEAEPLYAELATTQFLPANHR from the coding sequence GTGGATACGCAGCGTGATCAGCGTGACGCCCCGGAGGCGGCCGTGGCGGCCGGCCCTCGAGTCCCCGAGTCCGGGCAGGTGGCTCCCGGCGGTGACCGGCCCCCGGCCCCTCCCCCTCCTGACTCCGCCTGGCGAGTGCTGCTGCGTCACATGCGCCAGTCGTGGCGTCCGCTCCTCCTCGGCGGAGTGCTGGGCCTGCTGGCCAGTGTGATCGGCCTGGTGCTCCCGCTCGTGGTCAGGCGGCTGGTCGATGACCTCGGTGCCGACCGGCCGGTGGCCGGCGTGCTGCTGCTGATGGGTGCGCTCGTCGTCCTCTCCGCGGCGGCCGGACCACTGGGGGAGTACGTGCTGCGCCGCGCCGGTGAGTCGATCGTGCTCACCGCCCGCCGCCGCCTGATCTCACATCTCATGCGGCTGCGGATATCGGCCTTCGACTCCTCCGAACCCGGCGACCTGATGTCCCGGGTCACCTCCGACACCACCCTGATCCGCCAGGTCGCCGCCGACTCGCTGATCGGCGGGATCACCGGGGGCGTCGCGCTCGTGGCGACCGCGACGATGATGGGCGTGCTCGACCCGGTGCTGCTGGTGGTCACGCTCGGCGTGCTGGCCGTCGCCGGCACGGTCCTGCGTCTGATCATGCCGCAGGTGCAGCGGGCCAGCCAGGAGGTGCAGCAGTCGGTGGGGCTGATGGGCGCCGCCCTGGAGCGTGTGCTCGGCGCCCTGCGCACCGTGAAGGCGTCCGGCGCCGAGCAACGCGAGGGGGCGGCCGTGCACCGGGCCGCCGAGGAGTCGTGGCGGTCGAGCGTGCGTGCCGCGAAGTGGCTCGCGCTCGCCGGCAACACCGGGGAGCTGGCCATCCAGCTGGCCTTCTTCACGGTCCTCGCCGTGGGCGGAGCCCGGGTGACCTCCGGGGCGATCGACGTGGGAACGCTGATCGCGTTCCTGATGTACGTGTACTTCCTGATCGGGCCTCTCCAACTGCTCATCCGGGCGTTCGGCCAGTACCAGGTCGGCGCCGCGGCGATCACCCGGCTGCAGGAGGCGGAGCGCCTGCCGGCCGAGCCGGAGAACCCGCCCGCCCCGCTCCCCGCCCCCGAGACGGCACCCGCTTCGCTGGAGTTCCGGGATGTGCACTTCCGCTACGCGCCCGACCTGCCGCTCGTCCACCGCGGGGTGACCTTCAGCGTCCCGGCGCGAGGCATGACCGCCTTCGTCGGGCCCTCCGGCGCGGGCAAGACCACCCTGTTCTCGCTCATCGAGCGGTTCTACGAGCCGACCTCGGGGAGCATCCTCCTCAACGGCCGCGACGTCGGTGCCTGGGACCTCCCGGAGCTCCGCGCCATGATCGGGTACGTCGAGCAGGACGCCCCCGTCCTTTCGGGTTCCCTCCGTGAGAACCTTCTGCTCGGCGCTCCCGACGCGAGCGACGACGAGATGCGGCGCGTCCTGCGCACCACCCGCCTCGACGACCTCGTGGAACGGCTGCCCAACGGTCTTGACTCCCTGCTCGGCTCCCGCGGCACGAAGCTGTCCGGTGGCGAGCGCCAGCGGGTGGCCATCGCCCGCGCGCTGCTGCGCCGCCCCCGTCTCCTCCTGCTGGACGAGGCCACCTCGCAACTCGACGCGGTCAACGAGGCGGCGTTGCGGAAGACCGTCACCGAGGTGGCCCGGACGACGACGGTGCTGGTCGTGGCGCACCGGTTGTCCACGGTCACGCAGGCCGACCGGATCGTCGTCGTGGACGCCGGCACCATCCTGGCCATCGGCACCCACGCCGAACTGATAGAGGCGGAGCCGCTCTACGCCGAGCTCGCCACCACCCAGTTCCTCCCCGCCAACCACCGGTGA
- a CDS encoding permease gives MPELRTDRQSAWAGEESPLPPDSWGRADSPRRVVPWGFALVVVLLVVGRFTLTPYLTAPALQTWATIFVAICVQALPFLVFGVALSAAITAFVPPSFWTKALPRSPAAAVPVAGVAGAVLPGCECASVPVASGLMSRGVTPAAALAFLLASPAINPIVLVATAVAFPGQPMMVLARFGASLVVAVLVGWLWLRFGRSEWLRVPARPSGDGPKWARFGEAMRHDLLHAGGFLIVGGLAAATLNVTVPREWLTAVAEVPWLAILVMALLAVLLSICSEADAFVAASMTAFSPTAKLAFLVVGPMVDLKLIALQIGTFGRAFALRFVPLTFVLAVLVSTLVGWLLL, from the coding sequence ATGCCCGAGCTTCGGACTGATCGACAGAGTGCCTGGGCCGGCGAGGAGAGCCCCCTTCCCCCGGATTCCTGGGGGCGTGCCGACTCGCCGAGGCGTGTCGTCCCGTGGGGGTTCGCGCTCGTCGTCGTCCTGCTGGTGGTGGGCAGGTTCACGCTCACGCCGTATCTGACGGCCCCCGCGCTCCAGACCTGGGCCACCATCTTCGTGGCGATCTGCGTGCAGGCTCTCCCGTTCCTCGTCTTCGGCGTGGCCCTGTCCGCGGCGATCACCGCGTTCGTCCCGCCGTCGTTCTGGACCAAGGCGCTTCCCCGGAGCCCGGCCGCGGCCGTTCCGGTCGCCGGGGTGGCGGGTGCCGTGCTGCCCGGCTGCGAGTGCGCGTCCGTACCGGTCGCCTCGGGGCTGATGTCCAGGGGCGTGACCCCGGCGGCCGCGCTGGCGTTCCTCCTCGCGTCGCCCGCGATCAATCCGATCGTGCTGGTCGCGACCGCCGTCGCCTTCCCGGGGCAGCCGATGATGGTGCTGGCCAGGTTCGGCGCGTCGCTGGTGGTGGCGGTGCTGGTCGGCTGGCTCTGGCTGCGGTTCGGCCGGAGCGAGTGGCTGCGTGTCCCCGCCCGGCCGTCGGGCGACGGGCCGAAGTGGGCACGGTTCGGCGAGGCCATGCGACACGACCTGCTGCACGCGGGCGGGTTCCTCATCGTCGGGGGCCTGGCCGCCGCCACGCTCAACGTCACCGTGCCCCGCGAGTGGCTGACCGCGGTTGCCGAGGTGCCCTGGCTCGCCATCCTGGTCATGGCGTTGCTGGCGGTGCTGCTGTCGATCTGCTCGGAGGCCGACGCGTTCGTCGCGGCCTCGATGACCGCGTTCTCACCGACCGCGAAACTGGCCTTCCTGGTCGTCGGGCCCATGGTCGACCTGAAGCTGATCGCGTTGCAGATCGGCACGTTCGGCAGGGCCTTCGCGCTCCGGTTCGTCCCGTTGACCTTCGTGCTCGCCGTGCTGGTGAGCACCCTCGTCGGATGGCTGCTGCTGTGA
- a CDS encoding cytochrome P450 has translation MTINDQPGGADLVGLLGAEACPEGLPVINVEMLRDPETLRRMREAGDLHRVNLGGREAGWLLTSHDTSWKALVDPRMRGESPYSRKRAPGELADEEDLFFLPNEEHARLRRMISRPLTPRRVAALTDRIQKEADALLDAMPPSEAVDFIASFARPFPVAVLCELLGIPQDGRRYIRDYIYGWVAEAGEATPVTESAGLALADYLRTLIAQRRAEPKNDLISAMAQTEGPETSEEDVLSAVRLLLVAGNRPVTRLLTKSLGVLLHDRSHWQRLVDDPTRIDATVEELLRIVTPIALSSRNLKEEVEIGGVLLPEGAGVHCALGAVNRDPAHFTDPDTFDPERPDNPHMAFGLGHRHCLGAALARAEARIVFGTLTRRFPDMRILKDQEVHGLRPGTSRLPVVLCPVP, from the coding sequence ATGACCATCAATGATCAGCCGGGCGGTGCCGACCTCGTCGGCCTGTTGGGAGCCGAAGCATGCCCGGAGGGCCTTCCGGTGATCAACGTGGAGATGCTCAGAGACCCCGAAACGCTCCGGCGGATGCGCGAAGCGGGTGACCTGCATCGCGTCAACCTGGGAGGCCGTGAGGCCGGTTGGCTCCTGACCAGCCATGACACGTCCTGGAAGGCCCTGGTAGATCCGCGGATGAGGGGCGAGTCCCCCTACTCCAGGAAGCGGGCACCAGGGGAGCTCGCGGACGAGGAGGACCTGTTCTTCCTGCCCAATGAGGAGCACGCGAGGCTGCGCCGCATGATCTCACGGCCGCTCACCCCCCGGAGGGTCGCGGCGTTGACCGACCGGATCCAGAAGGAAGCGGACGCGTTGCTGGACGCCATGCCGCCTTCCGAGGCCGTGGACTTCATCGCGTCCTTCGCCCGCCCGTTCCCGGTGGCGGTGCTCTGCGAGTTGCTGGGGATCCCGCAGGACGGACGTCGGTACATCCGCGACTACATCTACGGCTGGGTGGCCGAAGCCGGCGAGGCGACACCGGTCACGGAGAGCGCCGGACTCGCCCTGGCCGACTACCTCAGGACACTGATCGCGCAGAGGCGGGCCGAGCCGAAGAACGATCTCATCAGCGCGATGGCGCAGACGGAGGGCCCGGAGACGTCGGAGGAGGACGTACTGTCGGCCGTCAGGCTGCTTCTCGTCGCCGGCAACCGGCCCGTCACCCGCCTGCTGACCAAGAGTCTCGGGGTGTTGCTGCACGATCGAAGCCACTGGCAACGGCTCGTGGACGACCCGACGCGGATCGACGCCACCGTCGAGGAACTGCTCAGGATCGTCACGCCCATCGCGCTCTCGTCCCGGAACCTCAAGGAGGAGGTGGAGATCGGTGGCGTGCTGCTGCCGGAAGGCGCCGGGGTGCACTGCGCGCTCGGCGCGGTCAACCGGGATCCCGCCCACTTCACCGATCCTGACACCTTCGACCCCGAACGGCCCGACAACCCGCATATGGCTTTCGGGCTCGGCCACAGGCACTGCCTGGGGGCGGCGCTGGCCAGAGCGGAAGCCCGGATCGTCTTCGGCACGCTCACCCGGCGCTTCCCCGACATGCGCATCCTGAAGGACCAGGAGGTGCACGGCCTCCGGCCGGGCACCAGCCGGCTGCCGGTCGTCCTGTGCCCGGTCCCGTGA
- a CDS encoding TIGR03943 family putative permease subunit yields the protein MAAAVNRVTQNLVLTLLGCAVLRISAFSTTYLNYVKPGFRPFLIGAGAVLVILGVAGLFQATRVREASGGDGERARSGASGERTGDEAATESDDPSEGPSGDPAGDPSGGLSGDPSGGSPGRHGHDAPGDRAAHGPHDSPISHEPQDHHGHHGHSHGGPRVAWLMCLPVFAIFLIAPPALGSFAAAREDIPPPREQSLSAFTPLGGNGTLDMTIGEFIGRAWDDEKKSLTGREVRLTGFVVPAKKGQWYVTRMQIACCAADAFPLKVAVKDLPAPPADTWVEVTGTWIPQDFGKMPNGVVYPQLAGKSLMKIEAPDEPYE from the coding sequence ATGGCTGCTGCTGTGAACCGTGTGACCCAGAACCTGGTCCTGACCCTGCTGGGCTGCGCCGTGCTGCGGATCTCGGCGTTCTCCACGACCTACCTCAACTACGTCAAACCGGGGTTCCGGCCGTTCCTGATCGGTGCCGGGGCGGTTCTGGTGATCCTGGGCGTCGCCGGGCTGTTCCAGGCCACCCGCGTGCGGGAGGCCTCCGGCGGGGACGGGGAGCGGGCCCGTTCCGGCGCGTCCGGGGAGCGCACCGGAGACGAGGCGGCGACGGAGTCAGACGATCCGTCGGAGGGCCCGTCGGGGGATCCGGCAGGGGATCCGTCCGGTGGGCTGTCGGGGGATCCGTCCGGCGGGTCGCCGGGGCGGCACGGTCATGACGCGCCGGGAGACCGTGCCGCCCACGGCCCTCATGACTCCCCCATCTCCCACGAACCTCAGGACCACCACGGCCACCACGGCCACTCGCACGGTGGCCCGCGAGTGGCGTGGCTGATGTGCCTTCCGGTGTTCGCGATCTTCCTGATCGCGCCGCCCGCCCTGGGTTCGTTCGCCGCCGCGCGCGAGGACATCCCGCCGCCCCGCGAGCAGAGCCTCAGCGCGTTCACCCCGCTGGGTGGCAACGGCACACTGGACATGACGATCGGCGAGTTCATCGGCCGGGCCTGGGACGACGAGAAGAAGTCCCTCACCGGCCGCGAGGTGAGGCTGACCGGTTTCGTCGTCCCGGCCAAGAAGGGGCAGTGGTACGTCACCCGCATGCAGATCGCCTGCTGCGCCGCCGACGCGTTCCCGCTGAAGGTGGCGGTGAAGGACCTGCCTGCCCCGCCTGCCGACACCTGGGTCGAGGTGACGGGCACCTGGATCCCGCAGGACTTCGGCAAGATGCCCAACGGAGTCGTCTACCCGCAGCTGGCCGGCAAGAGCCTCATGAAGATCGAAGCCCCCGACGAGCCCTACGAGTAG
- a CDS encoding DUF4328 domain-containing protein, with amino-acid sequence MIDFLRESDWSWQAVHRWSILYTLLYSLVLFLAGVAFLCWLFRARANAYAISPGVSHTYPAAFMVLGWSIPLVNLFVPKGIVDDIRATSRPGGLPPGSDLLRIRPSGQVRAWWLTWLAWWGAEITSTAVADTDAKALKTALLVADIVLAFAAALLAARVVMTITGLQEAARARARSGSAPPLGEPAPPGADDPVSYLGLVSLVVRDYDEAIAFYVGSLGLELLEDRLQDDGSRWVTVRPRGARETAVLLARAVTPVQEARVGDQVGGRVGLFLHTDDFVRDYGRMKAAGVAFEELPRQEFYGTVAAFQDLYGNRWNLLQSNASAVPG; translated from the coding sequence GTGATCGACTTCCTGCGGGAGAGCGACTGGTCGTGGCAGGCGGTCCACCGGTGGTCCATCCTGTACACGCTCCTCTACTCCCTGGTCCTCTTCCTGGCGGGGGTCGCCTTCCTGTGCTGGCTGTTCCGTGCCCGCGCCAACGCGTATGCGATCTCCCCGGGGGTGTCGCACACCTACCCCGCCGCGTTCATGGTGCTCGGCTGGTCCATCCCCCTGGTCAACCTGTTCGTCCCCAAGGGGATCGTCGACGACATCCGGGCCACTTCGAGGCCCGGTGGCCTGCCGCCGGGCAGTGATCTCCTCAGGATCCGCCCCTCCGGTCAGGTCCGGGCGTGGTGGCTGACCTGGCTTGCGTGGTGGGGTGCGGAGATCACGTCCACGGCTGTGGCGGACACCGACGCGAAGGCCCTGAAAACCGCCCTCCTGGTCGCCGACATCGTGCTGGCGTTCGCCGCGGCCCTGCTCGCGGCGCGGGTCGTCATGACGATCACCGGACTTCAGGAGGCCGCCCGGGCCAGGGCCCGATCCGGGTCCGCACCGCCCCTCGGAGAGCCCGCGCCGCCCGGAGCCGACGATCCCGTGTCGTACCTTGGGCTGGTCTCCCTCGTCGTACGGGACTACGACGAGGCCATCGCCTTCTACGTCGGTTCCCTCGGTCTCGAACTCCTGGAGGACAGACTCCAGGACGACGGCAGTCGCTGGGTGACCGTGCGTCCGCGGGGAGCGAGGGAGACGGCGGTCCTGCTCGCACGCGCCGTCACCCCCGTCCAGGAGGCCCGCGTCGGCGACCAGGTAGGCGGCAGGGTCGGCCTGTTCCTGCACACCGACGACTTCGTCCGCGACTACGGACGGATGAAGGCGGCGGGCGTCGCCTTCGAGGAGCTCCCACGGCAGGAGTTCTACGGCACGGTCGCGGCCTTCCAGGACCTGTACGGCAACCGCTGGAACCTGCTCCAGTCCAACGCCTCGGCGGTACCCGGCTGA
- a CDS encoding cadmium resistance transporter, which yields MGRTIATAAAVFAGTNIDDILILTVLFLTSRARGLPRPRQIVAGQYAGIAALVAVSAVAALGLAVVPDRWVGLLGLVPFGMGLRGLVRAGRSGGDEPEPVASGVFSVAGVTVANGADNISVYTPMFRTIGPAPSLVTVTVFAVLVAVWCAAASWLGSHGKVVALVERTGRWLVPLVFMVIGGAIVAESVF from the coding sequence GTGGGACGAACGATCGCCACCGCCGCCGCGGTCTTCGCCGGTACCAACATCGACGACATCCTCATCCTCACGGTGTTGTTCCTGACGTCGCGGGCGAGGGGCCTTCCCCGTCCCCGGCAGATCGTCGCGGGCCAGTACGCGGGCATCGCCGCCCTGGTGGCCGTCTCCGCGGTGGCTGCCCTCGGGCTGGCCGTGGTCCCCGATCGCTGGGTGGGGCTGCTCGGCCTGGTGCCGTTCGGCATGGGCCTGCGGGGGCTGGTCAGGGCGGGGAGGAGCGGTGGTGACGAGCCGGAGCCGGTGGCCTCCGGCGTGTTCTCGGTCGCCGGGGTGACCGTCGCCAACGGGGCCGACAACATCTCCGTCTACACCCCGATGTTCCGCACGATCGGCCCGGCCCCCAGCCTCGTCACGGTGACCGTGTTCGCCGTGCTCGTCGCGGTCTGGTGCGCGGCGGCCTCCTGGCTGGGGTCGCACGGGAAGGTCGTCGCCCTGGTCGAGCGGACGGGCAGGTGGCTGGTTCCGCTGGTGTTCATGGTGATCGGTGGCGCCATCGTGGCAGAATCGGTCTTTTAG
- a CDS encoding M15 family metallopeptidase encodes MTPTPTGPPKFSATISKVSRDRLKYSWRPGCPVPVGDLRLITMTYWGFDDRPHTGELVVHKAAAQDIVSIFGRLYDWRWPIYKMELVDVYKGSDFASIDADNTSAFNCRPATGSSSWSRHAYGRAVDINPRENPYVSGDGSVAHKNARKFAERPVKGPGVINPGDRVVRAFERAGWEWGGYWSGIKDYQHFSQTGG; translated from the coding sequence GTGACGCCGACCCCCACCGGCCCCCCGAAGTTCTCCGCCACGATCTCCAAGGTCTCCCGCGACCGGCTGAAATACTCCTGGCGACCCGGTTGCCCGGTCCCGGTCGGGGATCTGCGGCTGATCACGATGACGTACTGGGGCTTCGACGACAGGCCGCACACCGGCGAGCTCGTCGTGCACAAGGCCGCGGCCCAGGACATCGTCTCGATCTTCGGGCGCCTGTACGACTGGCGCTGGCCGATCTACAAGATGGAGCTCGTCGACGTCTACAAGGGCAGCGACTTCGCCTCCATCGACGCCGACAACACCTCGGCCTTCAACTGCCGCCCGGCGACGGGGTCGAGCAGCTGGTCCCGGCACGCGTACGGCCGGGCCGTCGACATCAACCCCCGCGAGAACCCGTACGTGTCCGGTGACGGCTCGGTGGCGCACAAGAACGCCCGGAAGTTCGCCGAACGCCCGGTCAAAGGCCCCGGCGTGATCAACCCCGGCGACCGGGTGGTCAGGGCCTTCGAGCGAGCCGGCTGGGAGTGGGGCGGCTACTGGTCGGGGATCAAGGACTACCAGCACTTCTCACAGACCGGCGGCTGA
- a CDS encoding MerR family transcriptional regulator, whose product MEPSDSALSEKLDDDHYPAYTMGQATEMLGVTAAFLRGLGAANLIEPLRSTGGHRRYSRHQLRLAARARRLVDQGTPMEAACRIITLEDQLDEALRLNAEFRRRAESSRETPTS is encoded by the coding sequence ATGGAACCAAGTGATTCGGCACTGTCCGAAAAACTCGACGACGATCACTACCCTGCCTACACGATGGGCCAGGCCACCGAGATGCTCGGTGTCACCGCCGCGTTCCTACGCGGCCTCGGCGCGGCCAACCTGATCGAGCCGCTCCGCTCGACCGGCGGTCACCGGCGCTACTCCCGGCACCAGCTGCGTCTGGCCGCCCGTGCCCGCCGTCTCGTCGACCAGGGCACCCCGATGGAGGCGGCCTGCCGGATCATCACCCTGGAGGACCAGCTGGACGAGGCTCTGCGTCTCAACGCCGAGTTTCGTCGCCGCGCCGAATCGTCCCGGGAAACACCGACGTCGTGA